A stretch of the Uranotaenia lowii strain MFRU-FL chromosome 3, ASM2978415v1, whole genome shotgun sequence genome encodes the following:
- the LOC129753774 gene encoding uncharacterized protein LOC129753774, whose amino-acid sequence MTRPVTKLEPEDEGFEEGYMRAQAGGKIRRNFFFRRQNQCKEKHHYPPTGLAVMQQQAAVRKCCSDGTSGSCSCKHPRKEEDNGNRYCIILFYAGTTTGVCVIVIVSAAKIPVQPRTYCPDNLVLSGENEIKSSGKMARIE is encoded by the exons ATGACTCGTCCAGTTACGAAACTGGAACCGGAAGACGAAGGCTTCGAAGAAGGATATATGAGG gCACAAGCTGGAGGAAAAATCCGAAGAAACTTTTTCTTCCGGAGGCAGAACCAATGCAAGGAAAAGCATCACTACCCGCCGACCGGTTTGGCAGTGATGCAGCAGCAGGCTGCAGTTCGTAAGTGCTGCAGCGATGGAACATCCGGAAGCTGTTCCTGCAAACATCCGCggaag GAGGAAGATAATGGAAATCGTTATTGTATAATACTGTTCTATGCGGGCACAACTACTGGGGTTTGTGTCATCGTCATCGTCTCCGCCGCAAAAATTCCGGTTCAGCCTAGAACTTATTGTCCAGATAATCTGGTTTTATCCGGGGAAAACGAGATAAAATCTTCCGGGAAAATGGCGCGCAtcgaatga